A window of Ignavibacterium sp. contains these coding sequences:
- a CDS encoding Lrp/AsnC family transcriptional regulator, whose translation MIDEIDLRILRTLQKNGRTKRNELADLVQLSVPSVSERLNKLESKGYIEGYFAKLNRKAFGYDITAFIQVMMESSKNYKTLITKVEKMPQILECHAVLGEGSHLLKAVVQNTEALEKLLSEIQSWPGVTATKTTYVLSTVKETFEINI comes from the coding sequence ATGATTGATGAAATTGATTTAAGGATTCTCAGAACACTACAAAAGAATGGACGAACAAAGCGAAATGAACTTGCTGATTTAGTCCAGCTTTCAGTTCCATCTGTAAGTGAAAGATTAAACAAGTTGGAAAGCAAAGGTTATATCGAAGGTTACTTTGCTAAATTAAATCGTAAAGCTTTCGGATATGATATTACGGCTTTCATACAGGTGATGATGGAGTCATCAAAAAATTATAAAACTCTTATTACAAAAGTTGAAAAAATGCCACAAATTCTGGAATGTCATGCTGTGCTTGGTGAAGGATCGCATTTACTAAAAGCTGTAGTTCAAAATACCGAAGCTCTTGAAAAGCTACTCAGCGAAATTCAATCATGGCCAGGAGTAACTGCAACCAAAACAACTTATGTATTATCAACTGTAAAAGAAACTTTTGAAATCAACATTTAA
- a CDS encoding glycosyltransferase produces the protein MYDVSVIVSFYNKIDYLKSVLAGFEIQGHKNFELIIADDGSEENVVKEIESFASDYPFRIKHIWQEDKGFRKNKILNQAILASESEYLIFIDGDCVPHSSFVEGHLEYKSPGLALTGRRVNLSQKITELITPQKVRERFFEKNFHLLVEDGLFGKSFDVEKGIYLRNKFLRNWFNRKSRGLLGCNFSLYKKDMLAINGFDERYEAPSIGEDSDVQFRLELNGVKIKSLNHIAVQYHLYHKLQERPPQNLTLFENVKKDKTFFTPYGIQKP, from the coding sequence ATGTATGATGTATCTGTTATTGTTTCTTTCTATAATAAAATCGATTATTTAAAATCAGTTCTTGCCGGATTTGAAATTCAGGGTCATAAAAATTTTGAGTTAATAATTGCTGATGATGGTTCAGAAGAAAATGTAGTAAAGGAGATTGAATCATTTGCCTCTGATTATCCATTTAGAATTAAACACATCTGGCAGGAAGATAAAGGATTCAGAAAAAATAAAATTCTTAATCAGGCAATCCTGGCTTCCGAAAGTGAATATCTCATTTTCATTGATGGCGATTGCGTCCCGCATTCTTCTTTTGTTGAAGGGCATCTGGAATACAAATCTCCGGGACTTGCACTTACAGGCAGAAGAGTTAATCTTTCACAAAAGATAACTGAATTAATAACACCACAAAAAGTAAGAGAAAGATTTTTTGAGAAAAATTTTCATTTGCTTGTTGAGGATGGCTTATTCGGTAAGTCTTTCGATGTTGAAAAAGGTATTTACTTAAGAAATAAATTTTTGAGAAATTGGTTCAATAGAAAATCACGCGGACTTTTAGGTTGTAACTTTTCACTTTACAAAAAAGATATGCTTGCAATTAACGGATTTGATGAAAGATATGAAGCTCCATCAATCGGAGAGGATTCTGATGTTCAGTTTCGATTAGAGTTAAATGGAGTAAAAATTAAATCATTAAATCATATCGCTGTTCAATATCATCTTTATCACAAACTACAGGAAAGACCACCACAAAACCTGACACTGTTTGAGAATGTTAAAAAAGATAAGACATTCTTCACTCCCTACGGAATTCAAAAACCTTAA
- a CDS encoding DUF5989 family protein, with protein MSKLSILSELWQFLKVRKKWWLVPIIVFLVLLGALIVLTQGSALAPFIYAIF; from the coding sequence ATGAGTAAGCTTTCAATTTTATCAGAACTTTGGCAATTTCTTAAAGTAAGAAAAAAATGGTGGCTTGTTCCAATCATTGTGTTTCTTGTTTTACTCGGAGCTTTGATTGTTTTAACACAAGGTTCTGCATTAGCACCATTTATTTATGCAATATTTTGA
- a CDS encoding SxtJ family membrane protein — MLKEELKHIDTSEKAVKKTGITVGIVLIAISFILWWLGKNSFVYFSAIGGIFIILSYIANPLLKPFHKLWIGLSLILGFVMSRVILTILFYLVVTPIGLLAKLVGKKFMPLGFDKNEKTYWEKRENTIKQKIDYERQF, encoded by the coding sequence ATGTTGAAAGAAGAATTAAAACACATCGATACATCAGAAAAAGCGGTTAAAAAAACCGGAATTACAGTTGGAATTGTATTGATTGCAATTTCATTTATCCTCTGGTGGCTTGGGAAAAATTCATTTGTCTATTTCTCGGCAATCGGAGGAATTTTTATTATTCTATCATACATTGCAAATCCCTTACTTAAACCATTTCATAAACTGTGGATTGGACTTTCGCTAATACTTGGATTTGTAATGTCGCGTGTTATTTTAACTATACTATTTTATTTGGTTGTTACTCCAATTGGGTTATTAGCAAAGTTAGTCGGGAAAAAATTTATGCCTTTGGGATTTGATAAGAATGAAAAAACATATTGGGAAAAAAGAGAAAATACAATCAAACAAAAAATTGATTATGAAAGACAGTTTTGA
- a CDS encoding carbamoyltransferase, whose protein sequence is MYILGISAFYHDSAACIVKDGEIIAAAQEERFTRKKHDHNFPQKAIEYCLKEAGITTKQLDLIAFYDKPFLKFERLLETYLAYAPIGFKSFIKAIPLWIKEKLWMKEMIKDKLGYEGKVIFPEHHESHAASAFYPSPFQKAAIITMDGVGEWTTTSFGFGDGNDIQLLADIKFPHSLGLLYSAFTYYTGFKVNSGEYKVMGLAPYGEPKYKQLIYDHLIDVKEDGSFRMNMEYFNYCQGLTMTNEKFHKLFGGPPRVPETKLTQKEMDLARSLQEVTEEIVLKIGNHVYKETGLKDVCLAGGVALNCVANGRLLREGPFKNIWIQPAAGDAGGALGAALIGWYKYFGNQRTADGKTDRQKGSYLGPQFSDQEIYSFIQSKNLNAKKLSEDELINTVADLIASEKVIGWFDGRMEFGPRALGARSIIGDARSPKMQATMNLKIKFREGFRPFAPSVLYEKVSEYFEIDKESPYMLLVADVKKERRRKMTEEEKKLWGIDKLNVVRSDIPAITHVDYSARLQTVHKETNPRYHKLIETFKKKTGYAVIINTSFNVRGEPIVCTPEDAYKCFMRTNIDYLVLGNYLLAKEDQTPLKEDIDWRKQFQLD, encoded by the coding sequence ATGTACATTCTCGGCATATCAGCATTTTATCACGACAGTGCTGCCTGCATTGTTAAAGACGGAGAAATTATTGCAGCAGCACAGGAGGAACGATTCACGCGTAAAAAACACGATCATAACTTCCCTCAGAAAGCAATTGAATATTGTCTGAAGGAAGCCGGCATCACTACCAAACAACTTGATTTGATCGCATTTTATGATAAGCCTTTTCTTAAGTTTGAAAGATTGTTAGAGACCTATCTTGCATACGCACCAATTGGATTCAAATCTTTCATCAAAGCTATTCCTTTGTGGATAAAAGAAAAACTCTGGATGAAAGAGATGATAAAAGATAAACTTGGTTATGAAGGTAAAGTAATTTTCCCCGAGCATCACGAATCGCATGCTGCAAGTGCATTTTATCCTTCACCATTTCAGAAAGCGGCAATTATAACAATGGACGGTGTTGGCGAATGGACAACTACATCTTTTGGCTTTGGAGATGGGAATGATATCCAACTTCTCGCAGATATAAAATTTCCACACTCACTTGGATTACTTTATTCAGCTTTTACTTATTACACAGGATTTAAAGTTAATTCAGGTGAATACAAAGTAATGGGACTTGCACCTTACGGCGAACCAAAGTATAAACAACTGATTTATGATCATCTAATTGATGTAAAAGAAGATGGCTCATTCAGAATGAATATGGAGTATTTCAATTACTGTCAGGGCTTGACAATGACAAACGAAAAATTCCATAAACTATTTGGCGGACCACCAAGAGTGCCGGAAACAAAATTAACGCAGAAAGAAATGGATTTGGCTCGTTCACTTCAGGAAGTAACTGAAGAAATTGTTTTGAAGATTGGAAATCATGTTTATAAAGAAACCGGATTGAAAGATGTTTGTCTCGCCGGCGGAGTTGCACTTAATTGTGTGGCAAACGGAAGATTACTAAGAGAAGGTCCGTTTAAAAACATCTGGATTCAACCTGCTGCCGGAGATGCCGGCGGTGCACTCGGTGCAGCATTGATTGGATGGTATAAATACTTTGGTAATCAGAGGACTGCTGATGGAAAAACAGATCGACAAAAGGGTTCATATCTCGGACCACAATTTTCGGATCAAGAAATTTATTCTTTCATCCAATCGAAAAATCTCAATGCGAAAAAATTAAGTGAAGATGAATTGATAAATACAGTCGCTGATCTGATTGCTAGTGAAAAAGTAATCGGTTGGTTTGACGGCAGAATGGAGTTTGGTCCTCGTGCATTAGGTGCAAGATCAATAATTGGTGATGCCCGTTCACCTAAAATGCAAGCAACAATGAATCTCAAAATAAAATTCAGAGAAGGATTCAGACCATTCGCACCGTCCGTTCTTTATGAAAAAGTTAGCGAGTATTTTGAGATTGATAAGGAATCACCATACATGCTTTTGGTTGCCGATGTTAAAAAGGAGAGAAGAAGAAAAATGACTGAAGAAGAAAAGAAACTTTGGGGGATAGATAAACTCAATGTTGTTCGTTCAGATATTCCTGCAATAACTCATGTTGATTACTCGGCACGTTTGCAGACTGTTCATAAAGAAACAAATCCACGCTATCATAAATTGATAGAAACATTCAAGAAAAAAACAGGTTATGCTGTTATAATTAATACATCATTTAATGTGAGAGGCGAACCAATTGTATGTACTCCTGAAGATGCTTACAAATGTTTTATGCGAACCAATATTGATTATCTTGTTCTTGGAAATTATTTACTTGCAAAGGAAGACCAAACTCCTTTGAAAGAAGACATTGATTGGCGAAAACAATTTCAATTGGATTAA
- a CDS encoding peptidyl-prolyl cis-trans isomerase has translation MKLSYILFIVFVILIQSESFTQSFNSPYVARVGSKVISDSEFLERYEFTPGFRRHIKQMDDSNKLEFLFTLIAEKLFSLEARNLGFDTTEVIQFSRKAFEKMFVRDKLFQEEIRNKISVTEKELIEATLKNNSKLYVNFLFSQVKDEIEQLYKYLTQGISFDSILNESPEYEEQKEPIEVLFGQMEESIEDSLYKMKVGQFTKPILTPDGWYIFKLVNKSQNFFLTDEDKENAKKTVIRIVENRKLIKRQKEFYAEYFRNKKVDVDAKLFEMLAQKISSIFEYKRKNFTYQPNQPTYIDAFDVIKIENEFGEENLSKPFIKFDENPITLKDYIRTLAFDGYNSKEYKINFIRASLDFQTKRFIEYELFYREGLKRGYHKLPEIQNEVERWLDNYLFQMLQSQILDSIQVSDEELREYYERMNQPKEFPTVVNIIEVLTEDLSIVDTVLTELKKGTDIRLLAAKYSIRDFTKGRNGEFGKFPVTSYGEIGKIAATMQVGDIYGPLKVPEGYSIFKLIEKDTAYVEKPKSFEQVKEQYRQDLAFQKAQMKLTDYTYNLAMKYNVELNIPELDKIQVTRLPSFGIRNLGFGGKITAVPILAPNVEWAYRWIQRQNKKIIP, from the coding sequence ATGAAATTAAGCTATATTCTTTTTATTGTTTTTGTAATTCTGATTCAATCCGAATCATTTACCCAATCTTTTAATTCTCCGTATGTTGCACGAGTTGGCAGTAAGGTAATCAGTGATTCGGAATTTCTTGAAAGGTATGAATTTACACCTGGCTTCAGACGACATATTAAACAGATGGATGATTCAAACAAACTTGAATTCCTTTTTACTTTGATTGCCGAAAAACTCTTTTCGCTCGAAGCAAGAAATCTTGGATTTGATACAACAGAAGTCATCCAGTTTTCACGAAAAGCATTCGAAAAAATGTTTGTGAGAGATAAATTATTTCAGGAAGAAATCCGCAATAAAATTTCTGTAACAGAAAAGGAACTGATAGAAGCAACGCTTAAAAACAATTCCAAGCTTTATGTGAATTTTCTTTTCTCTCAGGTTAAAGATGAGATTGAACAATTATATAAGTATCTGACTCAAGGAATTTCTTTTGATTCAATTCTTAACGAAAGTCCCGAATATGAAGAACAGAAAGAACCAATTGAAGTTCTGTTCGGACAAATGGAAGAATCAATTGAAGATTCTTTATATAAAATGAAAGTCGGACAGTTTACAAAACCAATACTTACTCCTGATGGATGGTACATTTTTAAGCTTGTGAACAAATCTCAGAATTTCTTTTTAACCGATGAAGATAAAGAGAATGCAAAGAAGACTGTCATAAGAATAGTTGAAAACAGAAAACTAATTAAACGACAGAAAGAATTTTATGCGGAATATTTTCGTAATAAAAAAGTTGATGTAGATGCAAAGTTGTTCGAAATGCTTGCACAAAAAATTTCATCAATCTTTGAATACAAAAGAAAGAATTTTACCTATCAACCAAACCAACCAACATACATTGATGCATTTGATGTTATTAAAATTGAAAATGAATTTGGTGAAGAAAATCTTTCAAAACCGTTCATAAAATTTGATGAAAATCCGATCACACTTAAAGATTACATTCGAACACTTGCTTTCGATGGGTACAATTCAAAAGAGTATAAAATTAATTTTATTCGTGCTTCACTTGATTTTCAGACGAAGCGATTTATAGAGTATGAATTATTTTATCGTGAAGGATTAAAGCGAGGTTATCACAAACTTCCTGAAATACAAAATGAAGTTGAAAGATGGCTTGATAATTATTTGTTCCAAATGCTTCAAAGTCAGATTTTGGATTCAATTCAGGTTAGTGATGAAGAACTGCGCGAATATTATGAAAGGATGAATCAGCCAAAAGAATTTCCAACGGTTGTAAACATAATTGAAGTTTTAACTGAAGACCTCAGCATTGTTGATACAGTTTTAACCGAGTTAAAGAAAGGAACTGATATAAGATTACTTGCAGCGAAGTATAGTATCAGAGATTTTACAAAAGGCAGAAACGGAGAGTTCGGAAAATTTCCCGTTACATCCTATGGCGAAATAGGAAAGATTGCTGCTACAATGCAAGTTGGTGACATTTATGGGCCATTAAAAGTTCCGGAAGGTTATTCAATTTTCAAGTTGATTGAGAAAGACACAGCTTATGTTGAAAAGCCAAAATCATTTGAGCAAGTAAAAGAACAATACCGACAAGATCTTGCATTTCAAAAAGCCCAAATGAAATTGACGGACTATACTTATAATCTTGCAATGAAGTATAATGTAGAGTTAAATATCCCTGAACTTGACAAAATACAAGTCACACGACTGCCAAGTTTTGGCATACGCAATCTCGGATTTGGCGGTAAGATAACAGCGGTTCCGATTCTTGCGCCGAATGTAGAATGGGCATACAGATGGATTCAACGGCAGAATAAAAAGATAATTCCATAG
- a CDS encoding GDSL-type esterase/lipase family protein, giving the protein MKKKTLEDQKYSETNSKQKKPPKWFYIVLFLIPVLFFVLLELGLRIFDYGHDFTVFKVVTDYHPDKLFLNPEIPYKYFYGTRSVPSALPDGFDKDKKPNAFRVFVLGGSSTAGWPYVPNASFPRQLKRKLELLYPGNNIEVINLGISAINSYTLRDFVPALLEQNPNLVLIYAGHNEYYGALGVGSTVSIGSSRFLVNLYLWLYNFKTTQLLRDAISWVYGLFNKTDEVAEASNETLMSQMIGNSLITYDSDEYHAGIKQFEGNLRDIVEMIRDKNVPVIVGKLTCNLREQKPFVSVKTEKYPSAEEVFNKANEELNKGNIEEAKKLFLLAKEYDALRFRAPQKINDIISEIGNQYNIPVVDIDSVFRKLSPNELVGYNLTVDHLHPNIDGYRLIADTFYDEMKKINLLPKGKRAELSEEKADSILKANFPFTALDSTLANFSIIVLTGQYPFVPKGTPNYKMLNYKMSTIVDTIAAKIFNKQLKWETAHSKLAEYYLNRNEIEKFIREMDVIIAERPYYDVPYRTLAAYLIDKGYLEKAIPYLKKLDEIKSDFFSNKWLGQVYLKLNDHKTSLPYLQKAVQYKEADYQLWYNLAGAYYLNGNFDLAITSLERSLQLNPKNPLAINFYNQIKGLKQN; this is encoded by the coding sequence ATGAAGAAAAAAACTTTAGAAGATCAGAAATACTCCGAAACAAATTCAAAGCAGAAGAAACCACCAAAATGGTTTTATATCGTTTTATTTCTAATTCCGGTTTTGTTTTTTGTTTTACTTGAACTTGGACTCAGAATATTCGATTATGGACACGACTTTACAGTATTCAAAGTTGTAACCGATTATCATCCTGATAAACTTTTTCTTAATCCGGAAATACCATACAAATATTTTTACGGAACACGCTCAGTCCCTTCAGCATTGCCTGATGGTTTTGATAAAGATAAAAAACCAAATGCATTCAGAGTTTTTGTACTTGGAGGAAGCTCCACAGCCGGCTGGCCTTATGTTCCAAATGCTTCATTTCCGCGGCAACTAAAACGAAAACTCGAGTTGCTTTATCCGGGAAATAATATTGAGGTAATAAATCTTGGTATATCAGCAATCAACTCATATACACTTCGTGATTTTGTTCCGGCATTATTAGAGCAAAATCCTAATTTGGTTTTAATTTATGCCGGACATAATGAATACTATGGCGCGCTTGGTGTCGGTTCAACTGTTTCAATCGGCAGTTCAAGATTCCTTGTGAATCTTTATTTGTGGCTTTATAATTTCAAAACCACACAATTGCTTCGTGATGCAATCAGTTGGGTTTATGGATTGTTCAACAAAACTGATGAAGTAGCTGAAGCAAGCAATGAAACTTTGATGTCACAAATGATTGGAAACTCACTAATCACTTATGATTCTGATGAGTATCACGCAGGAATAAAACAGTTTGAAGGAAATCTTCGTGATATTGTTGAAATGATTCGTGATAAAAATGTTCCCGTGATAGTCGGAAAATTAACCTGCAATCTTCGTGAACAAAAACCTTTTGTGTCGGTTAAAACTGAAAAATATCCCTCGGCGGAAGAAGTTTTTAACAAAGCAAATGAGGAATTAAATAAAGGAAATATAGAAGAAGCGAAAAAATTATTTTTGCTTGCAAAAGAATATGATGCTTTAAGATTCAGAGCTCCGCAAAAAATTAATGATATTATTTCTGAAATTGGAAATCAATATAATATTCCTGTTGTTGATATTGATTCCGTCTTCAGAAAATTGAGTCCGAATGAATTAGTTGGTTATAATCTGACTGTAGATCATCTTCATCCGAATATTGATGGCTACAGATTGATTGCAGATACATTTTATGATGAAATGAAGAAAATAAATTTACTTCCCAAAGGAAAACGAGCTGAATTATCAGAAGAAAAAGCAGATAGTATTCTGAAAGCAAACTTTCCTTTTACGGCTCTTGATTCAACGCTGGCAAACTTTTCAATAATTGTTCTTACAGGGCAATATCCATTCGTTCCAAAAGGAACTCCGAATTACAAAATGTTAAATTATAAGATGAGCACAATCGTTGATACAATTGCAGCAAAAATTTTTAACAAACAACTGAAATGGGAAACAGCTCACAGTAAATTAGCAGAATATTATCTGAACAGAAATGAAATAGAAAAATTCATTCGTGAAATGGATGTGATTATTGCTGAACGCCCTTATTACGATGTTCCTTACAGAACTCTCGCAGCTTATCTTATTGATAAAGGATATCTTGAAAAAGCAATTCCTTATTTGAAGAAACTCGACGAAATAAAATCAGATTTCTTTTCTAATAAGTGGCTTGGTCAGGTTTATCTTAAATTAAATGATCACAAAACATCATTGCCATACCTACAAAAAGCAGTTCAATACAAAGAAGCCGATTACCAGCTTTGGTACAATCTTGCCGGTGCTTATTACTTGAATGGCAATTTTGATCTGGCAATAACATCGCTTGAAAGAAGTTTACAGTTGAATCCTAAAAATCCACTTGCAATTAATTTTTATAATCAGATTAAAGGATTGAAACAAAATTAG